One segment of Candidatus Zixiibacteriota bacterium DNA contains the following:
- the hisS gene encoding histidine--tRNA ligase, which yields MSDKAKKVPAKLLKGFRDYPPEDELTRQVLIDKTRSVFERYGYLPLQTPALEFLTTLFGADYGKENKEQIFNFIGPDEVEMGLRFDLTAPLARFVAANRELPTPFRRYQIAPVWRVDKPGPGRFREFLQFDIDIVGTSLVAADAEIIAVMAETMSCLKIENFEVRYSNRKILNGLAQFAGISPETAPDVFRVLDKLEKQGRDAVIMELGPGRTDKSGDVIPGLGFPDPQIALLEKFLDIAQAAGLSQIDNAADLLGASEMAADGFEELREIGRYLDGMGADPAKARVDLTIVRGLGYYTGPVFETYLLDLPDYGSVFSGGRYDHLVSRFSGQPMPGTGSSIGVDRLLAALLKLEALEVRKSCAEVIVTTMDKGRMADYFEMASQLRNEGFMVEVFLGNNRRIPKQLQYADRLDIPVAVICGSDEFDKGQVTIKDLVAGRGLSKDVQDRAEWLKAEDVQVTIPRGDMISHIRSLLNRNK from the coding sequence ATGTCTGACAAAGCGAAAAAAGTCCCAGCTAAGCTTCTGAAGGGTTTCAGGGACTATCCCCCGGAGGATGAGCTGACCCGGCAGGTTCTGATCGACAAAACCCGATCAGTATTTGAAAGGTATGGCTATCTTCCGCTGCAGACCCCTGCTCTTGAGTTCCTGACCACACTGTTCGGTGCCGACTACGGCAAGGAGAACAAGGAGCAAATATTCAATTTCATCGGTCCCGATGAGGTTGAGATGGGACTCAGGTTCGATCTCACTGCACCGTTAGCGAGGTTTGTCGCAGCCAATCGCGAACTGCCGACGCCATTTCGGCGATACCAGATCGCACCGGTCTGGCGTGTCGACAAGCCGGGTCCGGGGCGATTCAGAGAGTTTCTGCAGTTCGATATCGACATTGTTGGGACATCGCTCGTCGCTGCCGACGCTGAGATAATAGCTGTCATGGCCGAGACGATGAGTTGCCTCAAGATCGAGAATTTCGAAGTGCGATACTCAAATCGGAAGATCCTCAACGGTCTTGCTCAGTTTGCCGGAATCTCACCCGAAACTGCTCCGGACGTATTCCGGGTTCTCGATAAGTTAGAAAAACAGGGACGTGATGCTGTCATCATGGAGCTTGGTCCGGGCAGAACAGACAAATCGGGCGACGTCATACCGGGGCTCGGTTTTCCCGATCCTCAGATTGCTTTGCTGGAGAAGTTCCTTGACATTGCGCAGGCAGCCGGATTGAGTCAGATCGATAATGCTGCGGATCTGCTCGGCGCGTCTGAGATGGCTGCAGACGGATTCGAGGAGCTGCGGGAGATTGGCCGCTACCTTGATGGGATGGGTGCCGATCCGGCGAAGGCGCGAGTTGATCTCACGATTGTCCGGGGCCTTGGATACTACACCGGTCCGGTATTCGAGACATACCTGCTCGATCTTCCCGATTACGGATCTGTATTCTCTGGTGGACGGTACGATCATCTTGTATCGCGATTCTCCGGCCAGCCGATGCCGGGCACGGGCTCTTCGATTGGAGTCGACAGACTGTTGGCAGCACTCCTGAAACTTGAGGCGCTTGAAGTCAGGAAAAGCTGTGCGGAGGTCATTGTTACCACCATGGACAAGGGAAGAATGGCCGACTACTTCGAAATGGCTTCTCAGCTTCGTAATGAAGGGTTCATGGTCGAGGTCTTCCTTGGGAATAATCGCAGAATCCCGAAACAGCTTCAGTACGCCGATAGGCTCGATATACCTGTCGCAGTGATTTGCGGCTCGGATGAGTTTGATAAGGGGCAGGTTACAATCAAGGACCTTGTAGCTGGTCGTGGACTATCGAAGGATGTTCAGGACAGAGCTGAGTGGCTCAAGGCTGAAGATGTCCAGGTCACAATTCCTCGCGGCGACATGATCTCGCACATTCGCTCTCTGCTAAACCGAAACAAATAG
- a CDS encoding nucleoside-triphosphatase, whose protein sequence is MAREGQKSARILLTGSPGCGKTTLVERLLAELRIPVSGFITKEIRESGHRTGFRIAGISGTEETLAHLNIDSGFRVGKYGVDVEAIDRVIETEFAEPIANLIVVDEIGKMELLSERFISLIETLWESDKTILATIMSAQQPICDRLKNDSRSKVITLNHRNNKEVLGEIRNLCDLSLVI, encoded by the coding sequence GTGGCTCGCGAAGGCCAAAAGTCCGCGAGGATATTGCTTACCGGTTCGCCAGGTTGCGGAAAGACCACGTTAGTGGAGCGACTGCTGGCTGAACTCCGTATTCCTGTGTCGGGCTTCATTACGAAAGAGATCAGGGAGTCCGGGCACCGTACTGGATTTAGGATCGCCGGCATATCGGGAACCGAGGAGACTCTTGCACACTTGAACATTGACTCCGGTTTTCGCGTCGGTAAATATGGTGTGGACGTCGAGGCGATTGACCGAGTCATCGAGACCGAATTTGCCGAACCTATCGCGAATCTGATAGTTGTCGATGAGATTGGAAAGATGGAACTTCTGTCTGAGAGATTTATTTCCCTAATCGAGACACTGTGGGAATCAGATAAGACAATTCTGGCGACAATAATGTCTGCCCAACAACCGATCTGTGACAGGCTGAAGAATGACTCGAGGAGCAAAGTCATCACTCTGAATCATCGGAATAATAAGGAGGTCCTCGGTGAAATTCGCAACCTATGCGATTTATCACTCGTCATCTAA
- a CDS encoding response regulator, translated as MNILAIDNSATMRRIIVSTLRRAGYTSVLEAAGGAEAIATLEQGSVDFIIANLDMPDMDGLEFVARVRQTDGHSSVPILMVTARSVKDQIKEAINAGVSNYIVRPFTPDTLKDKITQTLEGISQIGKRQRSGGMR; from the coding sequence CTGAACATTCTTGCCATAGATAATTCGGCGACAATGCGCCGAATCATCGTCAGCACCCTCAGAAGAGCCGGTTATACAAGTGTTCTCGAGGCTGCAGGCGGAGCAGAGGCTATTGCCACGCTGGAGCAGGGATCAGTTGATTTCATAATCGCGAATCTGGATATGCCCGATATGGACGGCCTCGAATTTGTTGCAAGAGTCAGGCAAACAGATGGGCATAGCAGCGTCCCAATCCTTATGGTGACAGCGAGGTCCGTGAAGGATCAGATCAAGGAAGCGATAAACGCGGGGGTCAGTAATTACATCGTCAGACCATTCACGCCTGACACGCTCAAGGATAAGATAACTCAAACACTTGAGGGTATCAGTCAAATCGGTAAACGACAACGATCAGGAGGAATGAGGTAA
- a CDS encoding ATP-binding protein, which yields MNDSIRVQVPSDSNYLNWVYTISMAIMSELPLDDRISYFLLVAISEGFTNAYLHGNQKEADKQIVLSYDIGDEFLTVTIEDEGVLPFTRKLEEVTRPVDDDSESGRGLAIIERYIDEVDIHHEPGRGNILTMKVSLDTHTQDQKPIQREVACEY from the coding sequence ATGAATGACAGCATCAGAGTGCAGGTACCGAGCGATTCAAACTACCTGAACTGGGTCTACACTATTTCTATGGCAATTATGTCGGAGCTGCCACTGGATGACAGGATCAGCTATTTCCTGCTCGTGGCAATCTCCGAGGGATTCACAAACGCCTATCTTCATGGCAATCAAAAGGAGGCGGACAAACAGATCGTGCTCAGCTACGACATAGGTGATGAATTCTTGACGGTGACGATAGAGGACGAGGGCGTTCTTCCCTTCACGCGGAAGCTGGAGGAAGTCACTCGGCCTGTTGATGACGATTCGGAATCAGGGCGCGGTCTTGCAATTATTGAAAGATACATCGATGAGGTTGACATTCATCATGAACCGGGCAGAGGAAATATCCTCACTATGAAAGTCAGTCTCGATACACACACTCAGGACCAGAAACCGATTCAAAGAGAGGTGGCATGTGAATATTAG
- a CDS encoding response regulator, with protein sequence MSKQKLLVVDDELFVRELLDEYFSKLDFEVVVANSGPAALKLVAENSFKVALVDLKMTDMDGLEVLKNLQKLDENLIVILMTGYPTVESSIEAMRSGAYDYAIKPFRLNDLKEMITRALKEYQVRSEISELKSRIAGVERRLERISVKPDSDLKIGGGKKSRRQTSTENSTDPSSNYSVLAIESQIERWGKLLEGGLISHREFEENKKRILSAV encoded by the coding sequence ATGTCTAAGCAGAAATTACTGGTAGTGGACGATGAACTGTTTGTGAGAGAGTTGCTCGACGAGTATTTCTCCAAGCTCGATTTTGAGGTCGTTGTTGCTAATTCCGGACCGGCAGCATTGAAGCTCGTGGCCGAGAATAGCTTCAAGGTAGCACTGGTCGATCTCAAAATGACCGACATGGATGGATTAGAGGTGCTGAAGAACCTCCAGAAGCTTGATGAGAATCTCATTGTAATTTTGATGACTGGCTATCCTACTGTAGAGTCATCTATCGAAGCCATGCGGTCGGGCGCTTACGACTACGCCATCAAGCCATTCAGACTAAACGATCTCAAGGAGATGATCACCAGGGCGCTGAAGGAATATCAGGTGCGCAGCGAGATAAGCGAGCTCAAATCCAGAATCGCCGGTGTAGAGCGGCGTCTGGAGCGAATTTCGGTCAAGCCTGATTCCGATTTGAAGATCGGTGGCGGCAAGAAGTCCCGCCGGCAGACGTCAACCGAGAATAGCACCGACCCGAGTTCGAATTACAGCGTTCTTGCGATCGAAAGTCAGATTGAGCGGTGGGGGAAACTTCTTGAAGGTGGGCTGATTTCTCACCGGGAATTCGAAGAAAACAAGAAGAGGATTCTAAGCGCTGTCTGA
- the cobA gene encoding uroporphyrinogen-III C-methyltransferase, with protein sequence MKKGTVYLIGSGPGDPELISLKGWRLLQTCDVVFYDNLVSDEIVVALPAGQEKHYVGKRDGKHIIPQDEINELLVKSANEGKNVARLKGSDPLVFGRGGEEAKYLRKHGIDFEIIPGITAGVGAPAYVGIPCTDREKASFVIFVTGHKAKDKAVSTVPWEWIAKAENGTIIIYMGVSEIETIATRLINFGMSPDKPSAVIERGTLPSQRYFSAALKDLPAVVKKHHVRSPSIFVIGEVVDLQPCLSWVKQRPLLGKRVIVTRSPDQARDMYQSLRELGAEVLPYPSITTSDYHDDDAWQRFAAISNSNRWLVFTSENGVRYFMQQLMDKFGDLRCLAGYRIAAVGGATAEAIANWHIRVDFVPKEATATAFARELISSHDLKGSVLVRVRGGLAGDTVELMATDAGAEVLPITVYDTDLCKWPEGFKEKLFVYPPDAAIFTSGSTFKGVLENLTREEAHELFASVPIFSIGPSTTKMIASEGFEVAVESRIHTIPAMIDDLVTYFEKKENPGR encoded by the coding sequence ATGAAGAAAGGCACAGTATATCTGATTGGTTCGGGACCGGGTGATCCTGAACTGATATCTCTGAAGGGATGGCGCTTGCTTCAGACCTGCGACGTCGTTTTCTACGATAATCTGGTCTCCGATGAGATCGTCGTCGCGTTGCCTGCCGGTCAGGAGAAGCATTATGTCGGCAAACGGGATGGCAAGCATATTATCCCGCAAGACGAAATCAACGAGCTTCTCGTCAAATCTGCCAATGAAGGAAAGAATGTCGCTCGTCTTAAGGGCAGTGACCCTTTGGTTTTCGGCAGAGGGGGTGAAGAGGCGAAATATCTCAGAAAGCATGGCATCGACTTCGAGATAATTCCGGGTATCACCGCAGGAGTAGGCGCTCCGGCGTATGTCGGCATCCCCTGCACTGATAGAGAGAAAGCATCCTTTGTGATATTTGTTACGGGACACAAGGCGAAGGATAAGGCTGTTTCTACGGTGCCATGGGAGTGGATCGCGAAAGCTGAGAATGGAACGATCATTATCTACATGGGCGTAAGCGAGATAGAAACAATCGCGACGAGGCTGATCAATTTTGGAATGTCGCCAGACAAACCATCCGCTGTTATCGAGAGGGGCACTCTACCGAGCCAGCGATACTTCAGCGCTGCATTGAAGGACCTGCCTGCCGTCGTCAAGAAGCATCATGTCAGATCGCCCTCGATTTTCGTGATAGGTGAGGTGGTTGATCTGCAGCCGTGTCTCTCGTGGGTGAAACAGAGACCACTTTTGGGCAAGCGTGTGATCGTTACTCGATCTCCTGATCAGGCGCGCGACATGTACCAGAGCCTGAGGGAGCTCGGCGCCGAAGTGTTGCCGTATCCATCGATAACGACTTCCGACTATCATGATGACGATGCCTGGCAGAGATTTGCTGCCATCAGTAACAGCAACCGTTGGCTTGTATTTACCAGCGAAAATGGTGTGCGCTACTTCATGCAGCAGCTTATGGATAAGTTTGGCGATCTGCGGTGTTTGGCAGGGTACAGGATTGCTGCCGTAGGAGGTGCGACTGCCGAGGCCATCGCCAATTGGCATATCAGAGTCGACTTCGTGCCCAAAGAGGCAACGGCGACGGCTTTCGCCAGAGAGTTGATTTCATCTCACGATCTAAAAGGCAGTGTTCTGGTTCGAGTGCGAGGTGGACTCGCTGGTGATACTGTGGAGTTGATGGCGACCGATGCCGGAGCGGAAGTCCTGCCGATCACCGTCTACGATACAGACCTCTGCAAGTGGCCTGAGGGATTCAAAGAGAAGCTGTTCGTATATCCGCCGGATGCAGCGATTTTCACCAGTGGTTCGACATTCAAGGGGGTGTTGGAAAATCTGACTCGTGAAGAGGCGCACGAACTCTTTGCTTCAGTACCGATATTCTCGATTGGACCATCAACGACCAAGATGATAGCATCGGAAGGCTTCGAGGTTGCAGTGGAATCCCGCATTCACACAATTCCCGCTATGATCGATGATCTGGTAACATACTTCGAGAAGAAAGAAAATCCCGGCCGATAG
- a CDS encoding PAS domain S-box protein: MSSRKAIPTEGKLEAFTDAFETFGRTIDRLESSYEELESRFSNLNSQLEETNQRLRDALLENEKARSFLDNILSSVSSGILVYDCDGFVSHHNVAVEELLCLAADRIPGHEGHDLVAGDTKPEISAKCTLETGEEFRSEEKMLTLKSRSELPVAVSTSLMRDQNGDVIGVVEVLHDLTKIRLLEDEITRVKALAALGEIAATIAHEVRNPLGGIAGFASLLKRDLPQNHPGQRMVDKIIAGVDNLNRSVSSLLLYARDINLLPRTVELRNFLDEIVTYFSADINHDAGKYNIRTMLAPEDITWRLDPEQFRQAVVNLLYNAVQAMPDGGDIGLTARGGEELTVEVSDSGPGIDHELIERIFTPFFTTKEGGTGLGLATVKKIVDAHRGKIDVRSEPGGGTSFRLAFPK, from the coding sequence ATGAGCAGCAGGAAAGCTATACCCACCGAGGGCAAACTGGAAGCCTTCACAGACGCATTTGAGACATTCGGCCGGACGATCGACCGTCTCGAAAGTTCGTATGAAGAGCTCGAGTCACGATTCAGTAATCTTAACTCACAGTTGGAAGAGACCAACCAGCGTTTGCGAGATGCCCTGCTGGAGAATGAGAAGGCGCGATCGTTTCTGGACAACATTCTTTCGTCAGTGTCATCGGGCATACTTGTCTATGATTGCGACGGTTTTGTTAGTCACCACAATGTAGCAGTCGAGGAACTGCTCTGTCTTGCGGCGGACCGCATTCCCGGGCATGAAGGGCACGATCTCGTTGCTGGAGATACGAAACCGGAGATCTCTGCGAAATGTACTCTCGAAACAGGAGAGGAGTTTCGCTCAGAAGAGAAGATGCTGACGCTCAAATCTCGGAGCGAGCTTCCGGTTGCCGTGTCAACCTCGCTGATGCGTGATCAGAACGGTGACGTCATCGGGGTGGTTGAAGTGCTTCATGACTTAACAAAGATCAGGCTGCTGGAAGATGAAATCACGCGTGTTAAGGCGCTGGCAGCACTTGGCGAAATCGCTGCGACTATTGCGCACGAGGTCAGAAATCCTCTCGGCGGAATAGCAGGCTTTGCATCACTGCTAAAACGGGACCTTCCTCAGAATCACCCGGGGCAGCGAATGGTCGACAAAATCATAGCCGGCGTCGACAATCTTAATCGATCGGTCAGCAGTCTGCTATTGTATGCCAGGGATATCAACTTGTTGCCTCGCACGGTCGAGTTGCGTAACTTTCTGGATGAAATCGTCACCTACTTCTCCGCCGACATAAATCATGATGCCGGCAAATATAATATCCGGACAATGCTGGCACCGGAAGATATCACTTGGCGGCTCGATCCCGAGCAATTCCGTCAGGCTGTCGTGAATCTTCTGTACAACGCCGTACAGGCGATGCCGGATGGTGGCGATATCGGCCTGACCGCGCGAGGGGGAGAGGAATTAACCGTTGAAGTGAGCGACAGCGGTCCCGGTATCGACCATGAGCTCATTGAAAGAATCTTCACACCTTTCTTTACGACGAAAGAGGGAGGCACCGGTCTCGGCCTTGCTACGGTAAAGAAAATCGTGGATGCCCATAGAGGCAAGATAGATGTCAGATCAGAGCCGGGCGGGGGAACGAGCTTCAGACTCGCTTTCCCTAAGTGA
- a CDS encoding STAS domain-containing protein — MNISVSKHGSCTVLKLNGRLDLNSSSRLKDQVKELASEGVVNLILELGEVGFVNSSGLGTLVSILKDVRLVKGQMVLCNLAQYVQEIFEITQLSHIFDIYPTEDAALESFSIPASEVS; from the coding sequence GTGAATATTAGCGTTAGTAAGCATGGCAGCTGTACTGTACTGAAGTTGAACGGAAGGCTCGACCTGAATAGTTCCTCCCGGCTGAAGGACCAGGTCAAAGAGCTGGCGAGCGAAGGCGTCGTGAATCTGATACTGGAGCTGGGCGAGGTCGGATTTGTCAATAGCTCCGGTCTTGGTACGCTTGTGTCCATTCTCAAGGATGTCCGGCTTGTAAAGGGGCAGATGGTTCTGTGCAATCTCGCTCAATACGTTCAGGAGATTTTCGAGATAACCCAGCTATCGCACATTTTCGACATATATCCGACTGAGGACGCAGCTCTGGAGTCTTTCAGCATTCCTGCCTCTGAGGTGAGTTAG
- a CDS encoding SpoIIE family protein phosphatase, whose product MSTSCALETRVTDLEDQLESKQSELNDIANMGVMLTSMLDIEAILSAMMEMSLRIVSAEVGCILIRDNGELETRISWGVDGSHVRKIKAGNDIDLAQAAYDTARTIRLNEIPKDSEVSAIVNSVICVPVTQKSEPIGVLVAVNKTNGEGFSDHDVATLERLVNFAAVAIENANMMKEILKKQKLEQELSLAKDIQRALLPNLDIDLRGASIGSLYLPAGKVGGDYFDLIPISDKEFVVIVGDVSNKGVPAALMMTAVRSVIRSDTYRGKDVASIVTHTNRIVCEDVMRYPNIFISFVYAYFDLAAGTCTYTNAGHLPPFIHNKYSGELRQLTTGGIIVGQFEDFEYMHETIDLVRGDRILLFTDGVTECVNRADQMYGREELEKFFAARGDMRPQELVDQLKTVLDEFTLGAGESQFDDTTAVVVEIEG is encoded by the coding sequence ATGTCTACATCATGCGCTCTTGAGACAAGAGTAACAGATCTGGAAGATCAACTCGAGTCAAAACAATCCGAACTAAATGATATTGCCAATATGGGCGTTATGTTGACCTCGATGCTCGATATCGAGGCAATACTGTCTGCCATGATGGAGATGTCCCTCAGAATTGTCTCGGCTGAAGTTGGCTGCATCCTGATCCGGGACAACGGCGAGCTTGAAACGCGAATTTCGTGGGGGGTTGATGGTTCGCATGTTAGGAAGATCAAGGCAGGAAACGACATCGATCTTGCACAGGCAGCTTATGATACCGCCAGGACTATCAGACTGAACGAAATCCCCAAGGACAGCGAAGTAAGTGCTATAGTGAACTCAGTCATTTGTGTTCCTGTGACTCAGAAATCTGAACCTATCGGGGTTCTGGTCGCTGTGAATAAGACAAATGGCGAAGGTTTCAGCGATCATGACGTTGCTACTCTCGAGAGGCTTGTCAATTTCGCGGCAGTAGCGATCGAAAACGCAAACATGATGAAAGAGATTCTCAAGAAGCAGAAACTTGAACAGGAACTCTCGCTGGCGAAGGATATTCAGAGGGCACTTCTTCCAAACCTTGACATCGATCTCAGGGGTGCTTCAATCGGCAGTCTGTATCTGCCCGCCGGAAAAGTGGGTGGCGACTACTTCGATCTCATACCGATTTCGGACAAGGAGTTTGTTGTCATTGTCGGGGATGTTTCGAACAAGGGTGTGCCCGCGGCGCTGATGATGACAGCCGTTCGATCGGTCATACGCTCCGATACGTATAGAGGCAAGGATGTCGCGAGTATTGTGACACACACAAACCGCATTGTGTGCGAGGATGTCATGAGATACCCCAACATCTTCATATCGTTCGTCTACGCCTACTTTGACCTGGCTGCCGGAACCTGCACTTACACAAATGCAGGGCATCTGCCCCCGTTCATCCACAATAAATATTCGGGTGAACTGCGGCAGTTAACGACCGGAGGTATCATAGTCGGACAGTTCGAAGATTTCGAGTATATGCATGAAACGATAGATCTGGTCCGGGGCGACCGGATATTACTTTTCACCGACGGTGTTACAGAGTGCGTCAATAGAGCCGATCAGATGTACGGTCGGGAAGAACTCGAGAAGTTCTTTGCCGCCAGAGGTGACATGCGACCGCAGGAACTTGTCGACCAACTGAAGACGGTTCTTGACGAGTTCACTCTGGGCGCCGGAGAATCGCAATTTGACGATACAACCGCTGTCGTGGTGGAGATTGAGGGGTGA
- a CDS encoding bifunctional precorrin-2 dehydrogenase/sirohydrochlorin ferrochelatase, whose protein sequence is MTSKYMPINVSLEDCRVLVVGGGGIALRKIDNLLDYNSDITVVAPEVTDKIDYYATSGRVKLEKRNYNPSEAADYGLVISACDNRAVNEQVFEDCKSAGVLVNVVDNPALCTFIFPAVVKREHLAVSVSTDGKAPFLAGHLRGILDDIFPKHWGKISTYAHTFRKKVQARYKDDAQKRLECFERFLSADWNAIIKMKSPDEIESELNDMLNDDE, encoded by the coding sequence ATGACTTCAAAGTACATGCCGATAAACGTATCCCTCGAAGACTGCCGTGTCCTTGTAGTTGGTGGCGGTGGCATTGCCTTGAGAAAGATCGACAATCTCCTGGATTACAATTCAGACATTACAGTCGTTGCGCCCGAGGTCACCGACAAGATCGATTACTATGCCACATCCGGAAGAGTAAAGCTGGAGAAGCGCAATTATAATCCATCAGAAGCAGCGGATTATGGCTTGGTGATTTCCGCCTGCGATAATCGAGCGGTAAACGAACAAGTATTCGAGGACTGCAAATCTGCCGGTGTACTTGTAAATGTAGTCGACAATCCGGCGCTCTGCACGTTCATTTTTCCCGCCGTGGTCAAGCGGGAGCATCTGGCCGTGAGTGTGTCGACAGATGGCAAGGCGCCTTTTCTTGCCGGACATCTGCGCGGGATTCTCGACGACATTTTCCCCAAGCACTGGGGCAAAATATCCACGTACGCGCATACTTTTCGCAAGAAAGTGCAAGCTCGCTACAAAGACGATGCACAGAAGAGGCTGGAATGCTTCGAGAGATTTCTTTCCGCAGACTGGAATGCGATCATCAAGATGAAATCCCCGGACGAAATCGAGAGCGAGCTTAACGATATGCTTAACGATGACGAATGA
- a CDS encoding response regulator, with translation MNRLLIVDDELLIRDLLYDHFSTLDYHISMADSGQRALDILGSETVDCILTDLKMPDIDGLELAKRAREITGKKTPVILMTGFPSLETAIEALRNRVYDYVVKPFNVKRLHTTVEEAIDEANRIQTAGSTDV, from the coding sequence ATGAATAGACTCTTAATTGTAGATGATGAGCTTCTGATCAGGGATTTACTATACGATCATTTCAGCACTCTCGACTACCATATCAGCATGGCTGACTCCGGACAGCGAGCGCTCGATATTCTAGGTAGTGAGACGGTCGATTGTATTCTGACAGATCTCAAAATGCCCGATATTGACGGGCTGGAGCTGGCTAAGAGAGCCAGAGAGATTACAGGGAAGAAGACGCCTGTCATCCTCATGACCGGCTTTCCTTCGCTTGAAACTGCCATTGAGGCACTCAGGAATCGTGTCTATGACTATGTTGTGAAGCCGTTTAACGTCAAGAGACTTCACACGACAGTTGAAGAGGCAATCGATGAGGCGAATAGGATTCAGACTGCAGGGAGCACCGATGTCTAA
- a CDS encoding 2,3-bisphosphoglycerate-independent phosphoglycerate mutase: MKPDLIEKLAVESDSRIVMLVMDGLGDIPASGHGTPLQEATTPNLDKLAAEGVLGQFDPIAPGITPGSGPAHLGLFGYDPVENNVGRGILSAFGIGFDLTEKDVAARINFCTLDSNGNVTDRRAGRISDDENRRICEKIKSKLRTPAGIEFFLETESQHRGLLVIRGNDLSDQIADTDPQQTGVPTREPKPLAAEADHTSKVLMEILQQVRQILSDEEKANMILLRGYSGFKQLPSMQKRFGVKACAIAEYPMYRGLATLVGMTVQPPYTDFDDAIAVLKSKWKEFTFFFLHVKKTDSYGEDGNFESKKQVIEDVDKVIVPGIMAMKPDVLIVTGDHSTPWSMKAHSWHPTPVLLHSRLVRRDKSERFSEIECQTGGLGRLPLVNLMPIALSCAGKLAKFGA, translated from the coding sequence GTGAAACCTGATCTCATTGAGAAACTTGCAGTAGAGAGCGATTCAAGAATAGTAATGCTCGTGATGGACGGCCTCGGAGATATCCCCGCCAGCGGTCACGGGACGCCGCTGCAAGAGGCAACCACACCGAACCTTGACAAACTTGCCGCGGAGGGCGTGCTGGGGCAATTTGACCCGATCGCTCCAGGTATCACTCCGGGCTCGGGACCGGCGCATCTTGGGCTTTTTGGATACGATCCTGTCGAAAATAATGTCGGACGCGGAATCCTATCTGCATTCGGGATAGGCTTTGATCTCACCGAGAAGGATGTGGCGGCCCGTATCAACTTCTGCACGCTCGATTCCAACGGCAATGTCACTGACCGAAGAGCTGGTCGTATATCAGATGATGAAAACAGGCGGATATGTGAGAAGATCAAGAGCAAGCTCCGTACACCTGCGGGCATTGAGTTCTTCCTCGAAACAGAGAGCCAGCACCGGGGATTGCTCGTTATCAGAGGCAATGATCTATCCGATCAAATAGCCGACACCGATCCGCAACAAACGGGCGTGCCGACACGTGAACCGAAACCGCTCGCAGCGGAGGCAGATCACACTTCCAAGGTTCTGATGGAAATTCTGCAGCAGGTGCGCCAAATCCTCTCGGATGAGGAAAAGGCAAACATGATTCTACTGCGCGGCTATTCCGGATTCAAGCAACTTCCATCCATGCAGAAGCGCTTCGGCGTGAAGGCATGTGCGATTGCTGAGTATCCGATGTACAGAGGGCTTGCGACACTCGTCGGAATGACCGTACAGCCGCCTTACACAGACTTCGACGATGCCATCGCCGTTCTCAAGTCCAAATGGAAAGAGTTCACTTTCTTCTTCCTGCATGTCAAGAAGACAGATTCTTATGGCGAGGATGGTAATTTTGAATCGAAGAAACAGGTGATAGAGGACGTCGACAAAGTCATCGTGCCGGGAATCATGGCGATGAAGCCTGATGTCCTGATAGTGACAGGCGACCATTCGACACCGTGGTCGATGAAAGCACACAGTTGGCATCCGACGCCGGTCTTACTGCACAGTAGGCTTGTCAGACGCGACAAATCGGAGAGGTTCTCGGAGATAGAATGCCAGACCGGCGGTCTCGGGAGGCTCCCGCTGGTGAATCTGATGCCGATTGCGCTTTCATGCGCCGGCAAGCTCGCGAAATTCGGAGCGTAG